In Amaranthus tricolor cultivar Red isolate AtriRed21 chromosome 3, ASM2621246v1, whole genome shotgun sequence, a single window of DNA contains:
- the LOC130808720 gene encoding uncharacterized protein LOC130808720, which translates to MGLTNFMVTVAAVTAVVLLARSDVKQSAAIFRRNVRHIRNWLEEESTAASKSAEKAKPKELESELPKKDGTKGDTSDK; encoded by the exons ATGGGATTGACGAATTTTATGGTGACAGTAGCTGCGGTTACCGCTGTAGTCCTCCTTGCCAGAAGTGACGTTAAACAATCTGCTGCTATTTTTCGACGTAATGTTCGTCACATTCGTAATTGGCTTGAAGAAGAATCTACTGCCGCCTCCAA GTCTGCTGAAAAGGCGAAACCCAAAGAGCTAGAGTCAGAGCTTCCTAAAAAGGACGGGACAAAGGGAGACACCTCAGACAAGTAG